A single region of the Herpetosiphon gulosus genome encodes:
- a CDS encoding NUDIX hydrolase, with protein MSQIRKSRIAYSAGGVCYRWMDEVPEVVLIATHNSTRWGLPKGHREGRETFAQAARREINEETGLRGEIVCSLSAIQYWFRVESHFVHKWVEFFLFRCTGGCLKPQLSEIDDAQWFLLPDALEQISFPRERSVLEVVNTIWRSNRLI; from the coding sequence ATGAGCCAGATTCGCAAAAGTCGTATTGCTTATTCAGCCGGTGGTGTTTGCTATCGCTGGATGGATGAAGTGCCTGAGGTGGTGCTGATTGCGACCCATAACAGTACACGCTGGGGTTTGCCAAAAGGCCATCGTGAAGGCCGCGAAACCTTTGCCCAAGCAGCCCGCCGTGAAATCAACGAAGAAACTGGCTTACGCGGCGAAATCGTTTGCTCGCTTTCGGCAATTCAATATTGGTTTCGGGTTGAGAGCCATTTTGTGCATAAATGGGTCGAATTTTTTCTGTTTCGCTGTACCGGCGGCTGTCTCAAGCCACAGCTTTCAGAAATCGACGATGCCCAATGGTTTTTGTTGCCCGATGCACTTGAGCAAATTAGCTTTCCCCGTGAGCGAAGTGTGCTAGAGGTGGTTAACACAATCTGGCGATCGAATCGTTTAATCTAG
- the ribD gene encoding bifunctional diaminohydroxyphosphoribosylaminopyrimidine deaminase/5-amino-6-(5-phosphoribosylamino)uracil reductase RibD — MNAKYMQSALEQAALALGRTSPNPAVGAVVVQAGQIVGRGHTQPVGQAHAEVMALREAGAQARGASLYVTLEPCTIWGRTPPCTDAIIAAGIAEVIIASRDPNPRFEYDAATVLQAAGIRVSFAPEFETAAIGQTEAFRHWIVTKQPFVTVKYAMSLDGKIATRTGDARWISGAASRQKVHELRNQTDAILVGINTVLADDPLLTTRLEQHWRPVQHPVRVVLDARGRMPASAAMLAQAVPGSTIIATTAAASAEWRASLNNAEILELPSNLEGRVSIPALLNELGQRGISSLMVEGGGETIAAFLAAQAVQKVQVVIAPKIIGGVAPSPVGGVGIARMSEAQLWQLSASEQVGADIWLTAYPNLQV, encoded by the coding sequence ATGAATGCGAAATATATGCAGTCAGCACTTGAGCAAGCCGCGCTCGCGCTTGGTCGGACCAGCCCAAATCCGGCGGTGGGGGCAGTGGTTGTGCAGGCTGGTCAAATTGTTGGGCGCGGCCATACTCAGCCAGTAGGCCAAGCCCATGCCGAAGTGATGGCCTTGCGTGAGGCTGGCGCACAAGCTCGTGGCGCAAGCTTATATGTCACGCTAGAGCCTTGTACGATTTGGGGGCGCACCCCGCCTTGCACCGATGCGATTATCGCCGCAGGAATTGCCGAGGTGATCATTGCTTCCCGTGATCCCAACCCGCGCTTCGAGTACGATGCAGCGACAGTGTTGCAAGCGGCAGGCATTCGGGTGAGCTTTGCACCTGAATTTGAAACTGCGGCAATTGGCCAAACCGAGGCTTTTCGCCATTGGATTGTCACCAAACAGCCGTTTGTGACGGTCAAATATGCCATGAGCCTTGATGGGAAAATTGCTACTCGCACCGGTGATGCCCGTTGGATTAGCGGGGCAGCTTCACGCCAAAAAGTGCATGAACTGCGCAACCAAACAGATGCGATTTTGGTAGGCATCAATACCGTGCTGGCCGACGATCCATTATTGACCACGCGGCTTGAGCAGCATTGGCGACCAGTCCAACACCCCGTGCGCGTGGTGCTCGATGCGCGTGGGCGCATGCCTGCTAGCGCGGCGATGTTGGCGCAAGCTGTGCCTGGCTCAACGATTATTGCCACAACTGCCGCAGCTAGTGCTGAATGGCGAGCAAGCCTCAACAATGCTGAAATTCTTGAGTTGCCGAGTAATCTTGAGGGTCGGGTTTCCATCCCAGCGTTGTTGAACGAGCTTGGTCAACGAGGGATTAGTTCGTTAATGGTTGAGGGTGGGGGCGAAACGATTGCGGCATTTTTGGCGGCCCAAGCGGTGCAAAAAGTTCAAGTGGTAATTGCCCCCAAAATTATTGGTGGGGTTGCACCAAGTCCAGTTGGCGGAGTTGGCATCGCCCGTATGAGCGAAGCTCAGCTTTGGCAATTGAGCGCGAGTGAACAAGTTGGGGCAGATATTTGGCTTACAGCCTATCCTAACCTACAGGTATAG
- a CDS encoding sigma-70 family RNA polymerase sigma factor — MIQIQQPTREASTQQIDFAELYAQQYAPIYRYIAYRVRDPACADDLVAHTFERAMSRSETYRADRGSLGAWIFGIARHCVDSHFQRQRRQRWLSLDFIREHAADNADPIADTLRSETNQQLYQALHKLKAHERDVIALKFGAGLNNRQIAEITGHSESNVGVLLYRSLQRLRQWLPNRGYEQ; from the coding sequence ATGATTCAAATTCAACAACCAACACGTGAAGCAAGCACTCAGCAGATTGATTTTGCTGAACTCTATGCCCAACAGTATGCACCAATCTATCGCTATATTGCTTACCGCGTGCGCGATCCTGCTTGTGCCGACGATTTGGTAGCCCATACATTTGAGCGAGCCATGAGCCGCAGCGAAACCTATCGCGCCGACCGTGGCAGCCTTGGAGCATGGATTTTTGGGATTGCCCGCCATTGTGTTGATAGCCATTTTCAACGCCAACGACGACAACGCTGGCTCTCATTAGATTTTATTCGTGAACATGCTGCTGATAATGCCGACCCAATTGCTGACACTCTGCGCAGCGAGACCAATCAACAGCTTTATCAGGCACTGCATAAACTCAAAGCTCATGAGCGCGATGTGATTGCCCTGAAATTTGGAGCAGGTTTGAACAATCGCCAAATTGCCGAAATTACTGGCCATAGCGAAAGCAATGTTGGGGTACTGCTCTACCGCAGCCTGCAACGGCTCCGTCAATGGCTCCCAAATAGAGGATACGAACAATGA
- a CDS encoding STAS domain-containing protein, whose translation MRARVRRRVTWIITLSALLPLLSVWVLVLFISYRAEEQSAERQQVALTDLAAEDFRRFLFNTTIELQDVAENIARETDPQTITAQQLSTLGLFRSSFAEVAIYSADGQRQAASSRFGDPTLPMSLTGAQLLADLSTRRVSFADPPSFTGTISRKLAPQEIPRFRVATQLLSSNNQALFLVADVSMQRIWTSTTRIETAAEMRVLILTEQGDLISAAKIESLLEHPEMRGIPLLGAEATVATYKSVFGEEVLGVRTSIEPVDWILVVERPLEVIYGNVGRLAVSLLMIIFIATPIVIGVGWYVGRRIAGPIQTLYAGVTRFSENPNNFEPVLLDTRDELASLAGAFNTMASGLNASQKRLANLNEELEAQVVGRTSELHSALAEVQAQNLAQEHLLDTVRRLSMPSIPITKHMVVMPLVGEFSADRANDISTTLLLTIEQERAKIVILDITGVPVVDNIVARAILDAAQAARLLGAQVILAGIRPDMAETLVNLHINLGMIESAATLEQAFKRGMEYLRVNRLS comes from the coding sequence ATGCGAGCACGTGTTCGTCGTCGAGTTACGTGGATCATAACACTCTCTGCATTGCTGCCATTGCTTAGTGTTTGGGTATTAGTCTTATTTATCAGTTATCGTGCCGAGGAGCAATCGGCTGAACGGCAACAAGTGGCCTTAACTGATTTGGCCGCCGAAGATTTCCGGCGATTTTTATTCAATACCACAATTGAATTGCAAGATGTTGCCGAGAATATTGCCCGCGAAACCGATCCGCAAACAATTACAGCTCAACAACTATCAACCTTGGGGCTATTTCGTTCAAGTTTTGCCGAGGTAGCGATTTATAGCGCCGATGGTCAGCGCCAAGCTGCTAGCTCACGGTTTGGCGACCCAACCTTACCAATGTCATTAACCGGCGCACAATTATTGGCAGATCTTAGCACGCGCCGCGTTTCATTCGCCGACCCACCCTCATTTACGGGCACAATTTCGCGCAAATTAGCGCCGCAGGAAATTCCCCGTTTTCGGGTTGCCACCCAACTACTTAGCTCGAACAATCAAGCGCTCTTTTTGGTAGCCGATGTTAGCATGCAACGAATTTGGACGAGTACCACGCGGATTGAAACTGCCGCTGAAATGCGTGTATTAATTCTGACCGAGCAAGGCGATCTGATTAGCGCTGCCAAAATTGAATCGTTGCTAGAACACCCTGAGATGCGTGGGATACCACTGCTCGGCGCTGAAGCAACTGTGGCAACTTATAAAAGTGTGTTTGGTGAAGAAGTGTTGGGCGTGCGCACCTCAATCGAGCCAGTCGATTGGATTTTAGTGGTTGAACGACCACTAGAAGTCATTTATGGCAATGTTGGCCGCTTAGCCGTCAGTTTGCTGATGATTATTTTTATTGCAACCCCGATTGTGATTGGCGTTGGTTGGTATGTTGGTCGGCGGATCGCTGGCCCAATTCAAACCTTGTATGCAGGCGTAACCCGATTTAGCGAAAACCCCAATAATTTCGAGCCAGTGTTGCTTGATACTCGCGATGAACTGGCAAGCCTTGCTGGAGCGTTCAATACCATGGCCAGTGGCCTAAATGCCTCACAAAAACGTTTGGCCAACCTCAACGAAGAGCTTGAAGCCCAAGTTGTTGGTCGTACCAGTGAATTACACAGTGCCTTGGCCGAAGTTCAAGCTCAAAATTTAGCGCAAGAACACTTGCTTGATACGGTGCGCCGCCTGAGCATGCCCAGTATTCCGATCACCAAACATATGGTGGTGATGCCGTTGGTCGGCGAATTTAGCGCTGATCGTGCTAACGATATTAGCACTACCTTGCTACTGACGATTGAGCAAGAACGTGCCAAAATTGTAATTTTGGATATTACTGGAGTTCCAGTGGTTGATAATATCGTGGCGCGGGCGATTCTTGATGCGGCTCAGGCTGCCCGTTTGTTGGGTGCACAAGTCATTTTGGCAGGCATTCGCCCCGATATGGCCGAAACCTTGGTCAATTTGCACATTAATTTGGGTATGATCGAAAGTGCTGCAACGTTGGAACAAGCCTTCAAACGAGGTATGGAATATTTGCGTGTAAATCGACTTTCCTAA
- a CDS encoding STAS domain-containing protein — protein MRLSQRFALLSLLLFESVMSILGLLFLAFNDGAAEVLVGLGILPILTLGLAYGAWRNWRWVPVASVVVATAITVLLLIDPAKDIYFSPVLLAPMAVAFVVTDSRTTIITALVAIVVTWLRADGDTPYLKVDYAICYAFIAGCLWLGRLILEQTQRANTEALDLAQTERGMAQRYAQEAEDRASSLQTQSEEQQRLLATVAALETPIVEVAEQVLLAPIIGYVDDQRAAQLTDRILAAVNQRRANAIILDITSLSDVNAQTAQQLLRLASAIRLLGSSVILSGISPDLATTLVRQRIDLSMVSTAPTPYAALQLAATL, from the coding sequence ATGCGTCTGAGTCAACGTTTCGCCTTGTTAAGCTTGTTGCTTTTTGAATCGGTTATGAGCATTTTGGGCTTACTCTTCTTAGCATTCAATGATGGTGCAGCTGAAGTTTTAGTTGGCCTTGGTATCTTGCCAATTTTGACGCTAGGTTTGGCTTATGGGGCGTGGCGTAATTGGCGTTGGGTGCCAGTTGCCAGCGTGGTGGTGGCAACTGCAATCACCGTGTTATTGCTCATCGATCCCGCCAAAGATATTTACTTCTCGCCAGTGTTGTTGGCTCCGATGGCGGTGGCCTTTGTGGTCACTGATTCACGCACCACGATCATCACGGCTTTGGTGGCAATTGTGGTGACATGGTTGCGGGCTGATGGCGATACGCCCTATCTTAAAGTAGATTATGCGATTTGTTATGCCTTTATTGCTGGCTGTTTGTGGTTGGGGCGTTTGATTTTGGAGCAAACTCAACGCGCCAATACCGAAGCACTTGATTTGGCTCAAACTGAGCGCGGCATGGCTCAACGCTATGCCCAAGAGGCCGAAGACCGCGCCAGCAGTTTGCAGACGCAATCCGAGGAGCAACAACGTTTGTTGGCAACCGTCGCCGCCTTGGAAACGCCGATTGTTGAAGTTGCCGAGCAAGTGCTGCTAGCGCCAATCATTGGTTATGTTGATGATCAACGAGCAGCTCAATTGACTGATCGAATTTTGGCGGCGGTGAATCAGCGCCGTGCCAATGCGATTATTTTGGATATTACCAGCCTCAGCGATGTTAATGCCCAAACTGCCCAACAATTGCTGCGCCTTGCCAGCGCAATTCGTTTATTGGGCAGTTCAGTGATTTTAAGTGGCATTAGCCCTGATTTGGCTACAACCTTGGTGCGTCAACGCATCGATTTGAGCATGGTGAGCACCGCCCCAACACCGTATGCAGCTTTGCAACTGGCCGCTACGCTTTAA
- a CDS encoding GNAT family protein, whose translation MLTGKLVTLRSIEREDSKTLHELEKNVELVLLGDGTWSPTPLASIEKRFEKHLEHPEKSWFIIEVEGVVIGTIGLHHQDRVAQCSEFGIGIYHPDYVGKGYGSDAIQVLLSWAFRIQNYRRIWLTTGSNNPRAVAAYEKCGFIHEGRLRQHFYNNGEYVDVIQMGMLRSEWEGKQHNEHRA comes from the coding sequence GTGTTAACGGGCAAATTAGTTACTCTGCGATCAATCGAGCGTGAAGATAGCAAAACCTTGCATGAACTTGAAAAAAATGTTGAATTGGTGTTGCTTGGTGATGGTACCTGGTCGCCAACGCCGTTGGCCAGCATCGAAAAGCGCTTCGAGAAACACCTTGAGCATCCTGAAAAGTCGTGGTTTATCATTGAAGTTGAAGGTGTGGTGATTGGCACAATTGGGTTGCATCATCAAGATCGGGTTGCCCAATGCAGCGAATTTGGGATTGGTATTTATCATCCCGATTATGTTGGCAAAGGTTATGGCAGTGATGCAATTCAAGTGTTATTAAGCTGGGCTTTCCGCATTCAAAATTATCGCCGAATTTGGCTGACGACTGGCAGCAATAACCCACGCGCGGTTGCGGCCTACGAAAAATGTGGTTTTATCCACGAAGGGCGGTTGCGCCAACATTTTTATAACAATGGCGAATATGTCGATGTGATTCAAATGGGTATGTTGCGCTCAGAGTGGGAAGGGAAACAGCACAACGAGCATCGAGCATAG
- a CDS encoding amidohydrolase: protein MARDRLLAGGAIWTLDPTVGVAEAIALRDGKVLAVGSNAEVRAAISADYDFIDLAGHSVIPGICDAHIHLLWSALLADQIDLQAVASFEQALEIIRRHAERLPADAWVLGSGWDHSLWQRDWPTASELDQVTGGRPAFITRKDLHSAWVNNAALQRANISKFSNDPDGGSIGRDSAGEPNGMLFENGQLAVKACIPEPSAAQKEASIQTFIKHMHRRGITSLHVPEGPDCFAAVQALYGRGALEMRILHHLRMDLLDHAVAMGLKSGLGDTWLRFGNLKIFSDGSLGSATAHMLTPFDNLPANAPHPYGIPMLDREDLFATIDRAIANDISVIVHAIGDAANRTVLDAIEAAIKANPETLQPSLGTGPVAARIPNRIEHAQVLHSDDIRRFGQLGVIASMQPIHATSDITLADRLWGQRSQYAYAWRSLQASGAILAFGSDAPVESWDPWAGLQAAVTRQRPDATPAGGWYPEQCLSLNEALWAYTVGPAITSGEQAIKGSLSVGKVADLVILDQDLAQVANDQLAKVQVVQTMIEGQTVCEG, encoded by the coding sequence ATGGCCCGTGATCGTTTGTTAGCTGGTGGCGCGATTTGGACGCTCGACCCAACTGTGGGTGTGGCTGAAGCAATCGCGTTGCGCGATGGCAAGGTTTTGGCGGTTGGCAGCAATGCCGAGGTTCGGGCAGCCATCAGCGCCGATTATGATTTTATTGATTTAGCCGGGCACAGCGTCATTCCTGGCATTTGCGATGCCCATATTCACTTGCTCTGGAGCGCGTTGCTAGCCGATCAGATTGATCTGCAAGCGGTGGCTTCGTTCGAGCAGGCATTAGAAATTATTCGCCGTCACGCTGAACGCTTGCCTGCCGATGCTTGGGTGCTTGGCTCAGGCTGGGATCATAGTTTGTGGCAGCGTGATTGGCCCACCGCCAGCGAGCTTGATCAGGTCACTGGTGGTCGCCCAGCCTTTATTACCCGCAAAGATTTGCACTCGGCTTGGGTTAATAACGCTGCCCTTCAACGCGCCAATATCAGCAAATTCAGCAACGACCCCGATGGTGGGAGCATTGGCCGCGATAGCGCAGGCGAACCCAACGGCATGTTGTTTGAAAATGGTCAATTAGCGGTCAAAGCTTGTATTCCCGAGCCAAGCGCTGCGCAAAAAGAGGCCAGCATTCAAACCTTCATCAAACACATGCATCGACGTGGCATCACCAGTTTGCACGTGCCCGAAGGCCCAGATTGCTTTGCGGCGGTGCAGGCGCTCTACGGGCGGGGCGCACTCGAAATGCGCATTTTGCACCATTTACGCATGGATTTGCTTGATCATGCAGTGGCGATGGGTCTCAAATCGGGCTTGGGCGACACATGGCTGCGCTTTGGTAATTTGAAAATATTTAGCGATGGCTCGCTTGGCTCGGCTACTGCGCATATGCTTACGCCATTTGATAATCTACCAGCCAATGCCCCGCATCCCTATGGCATTCCGATGTTGGATCGCGAAGATCTATTTGCGACAATCGATCGCGCAATCGCCAATGATATTAGTGTGATTGTGCATGCCATCGGCGATGCAGCCAATCGCACAGTGCTCGATGCAATTGAAGCGGCGATCAAGGCCAATCCTGAAACCCTGCAACCAAGCCTTGGTACTGGCCCCGTTGCAGCGCGAATTCCCAACCGCATCGAACATGCCCAAGTTTTGCATTCTGATGATATTCGGCGCTTCGGCCAGCTTGGAGTGATTGCCTCGATGCAGCCAATTCATGCCACCAGCGATATTACCTTGGCTGATCGGCTGTGGGGCCAGCGTTCGCAATATGCCTATGCGTGGCGTAGTTTGCAGGCCAGCGGCGCGATTTTGGCCTTTGGTTCCGATGCGCCAGTTGAATCGTGGGACCCATGGGCTGGGTTGCAAGCAGCGGTCACCCGTCAACGCCCCGATGCCACTCCAGCAGGTGGTTGGTATCCCGAACAATGCTTGAGTTTGAATGAAGCGCTGTGGGCCTACACGGTTGGCCCAGCAATTACCTCGGGCGAACAAGCCATCAAAGGCAGTTTGAGCGTCGGCAAGGTCGCCGATTTGGTAATTCTCGATCAAGATTTAGCCCAAGTTGCCAACGATCAATTAGCCAAAGTCCAGGTTGTCCAAACGATGATTGAGGGACAGACGGTATGCGAAGGTTAA
- a CDS encoding ABC transporter permease, whose amino-acid sequence MSKIWTIARHEYLTHLRRRGFLISTFGMPLILVGLFVVVVIVLLLSSQVKAIGYVDQSGLTNGLQPEIAWNSNLGTVQIRQYASLDAAKAALQAETIDAAFVVPADFLSNATIEGYALEALPQLAESQFGGFLRAVLAAQLLDEPDVVFQPIRKLDSIVLDAPPEEARRSGLSIAVPIFFGILLLGSTFGSGSYLMMALIEEKEQRIMEILASSLSTYQIMTGKILGLGALALTQLSIWASGGLVLLGFAAAQFDLIGEQGISIGVIVLGFMLFFPSYFIIAATLSAIGAAVTSAQQGQQLTGIVTLLCTMPLWFIAVLSNNPNGALAISFNIFPYTAPVTLLQRVMSGSVPVWQQTATVVWLWLAAGLITRFAGRIVRIGLLRYRQSLRLRDLLQLGKL is encoded by the coding sequence ATGAGCAAAATCTGGACTATTGCCCGCCATGAATATTTAACCCATCTACGCCGTCGGGGCTTTTTGATTTCAACCTTTGGCATGCCGCTGATCTTAGTTGGCCTGTTTGTGGTTGTCGTAATCGTGTTGCTGCTCTCATCGCAGGTCAAAGCGATTGGCTATGTTGATCAAAGTGGCTTAACCAACGGCTTGCAGCCCGAAATTGCTTGGAATAGTAATTTGGGCACTGTTCAAATTCGTCAATATGCCAGCTTAGATGCGGCGAAAGCTGCCTTACAAGCTGAAACGATTGATGCGGCATTTGTTGTGCCCGCCGATTTTCTCAGCAACGCGACGATTGAAGGCTACGCACTTGAGGCCTTGCCGCAACTTGCCGAAAGCCAATTTGGCGGGTTTTTACGGGCAGTTTTGGCCGCGCAGTTGCTCGATGAACCAGATGTGGTGTTTCAGCCAATTCGCAAGCTTGATAGCATTGTGCTTGATGCACCGCCCGAAGAGGCTCGCCGTTCGGGGTTATCGATTGCTGTACCAATTTTCTTTGGCATTTTGCTGCTTGGCTCGACCTTCGGCAGTGGCTCGTACTTGATGATGGCCTTGATCGAAGAAAAAGAGCAGCGGATTATGGAGATTTTGGCTAGCTCGCTCTCAACCTACCAAATTATGACTGGCAAAATTTTAGGTTTGGGCGCGTTGGCCTTGACTCAGCTGAGCATCTGGGCCAGCGGTGGCTTAGTATTATTGGGATTTGCAGCAGCTCAATTTGATTTAATCGGCGAGCAAGGCATCAGCATTGGGGTGATTGTGCTGGGGTTTATGCTGTTTTTTCCCAGTTACTTTATTATTGCAGCCACGCTCAGCGCCATCGGTGCAGCCGTAACCAGCGCCCAACAAGGCCAGCAACTGACAGGGATTGTAACCCTGTTGTGTACCATGCCGCTCTGGTTTATCGCGGTTTTGAGCAATAATCCCAATGGCGCATTGGCGATTAGCTTTAATATATTTCCGTATACCGCCCCCGTGACCTTGCTGCAACGAGTGATGAGCGGCAGCGTGCCAGTCTGGCAGCAAACCGCTACGGTGGTTTGGCTGTGGCTTGCCGCAGGTTTAATCACCCGTTTTGCAGGGCGGATTGTCCGAATTGGCTTGTTGCGTTATCGCCAAAGTTTGCGTTTACGCGATTTGTTGCAGCTTGGCAAACTTTAA
- a CDS encoding GH1 family beta-glucosidase, with translation MTTVEQHFPADFIWGTATSSYQIEGAVHEDGRGESIWDRFSHTPGKTKFGQTGDIACDHYHRYPEDLDLMRELGLGSYRFSLAWPRLFPEGKGKINQAGLDFYKRIIEGLHQRHLTPMATLYHWDLPQALQDKGGWMNRDTALRFAEYAEAMYRQLGESVPFWITHNEPWVAAFVGHFQGRHAPGIKDLPSAVKASHHLLYSHGLATQLFRESKLAGQIGITLNLTPAYPTHDTPDDQAAAWRNDGYGNRWFLDPIFRGSYPADTVEWFQQHHQIEMDYVQTGDLAVIQQPIDFLGINYYFPNRISAADESKFLACINSPAIGETSFRGWEVVPAAFADLLKRVQRDYGNTPIYITENGSAFADLKRAADGSVNDGDRMSYLHTHLEAVADAIAAGVPVKGYYAWSMLDNYEWAEGYDERFGIIEVDFATQKRTPKRTARWYQQIVANNGLPSLPADVQALAERYRNCPIGPQD, from the coding sequence ATGACCACTGTTGAGCAGCATTTTCCTGCTGATTTTATTTGGGGCACAGCCACCTCATCGTACCAAATTGAAGGCGCGGTGCATGAAGATGGCCGTGGCGAATCAATTTGGGATCGATTTAGCCATACGCCAGGCAAGACCAAATTTGGCCAAACTGGCGATATTGCCTGCGATCACTATCATCGTTACCCTGAAGATTTAGATTTGATGCGTGAGCTTGGCTTGGGCAGCTATCGTTTTTCGCTTGCATGGCCACGGCTTTTTCCCGAAGGCAAGGGCAAAATCAACCAAGCTGGGCTAGATTTTTACAAACGGATTATCGAGGGCTTGCATCAGCGCCATCTTACGCCGATGGCTACGCTCTATCACTGGGATTTGCCCCAAGCCTTGCAAGACAAGGGCGGCTGGATGAATCGCGATACAGCCTTGCGCTTTGCTGAATATGCCGAGGCCATGTATCGCCAATTAGGCGAGAGTGTGCCATTTTGGATCACCCATAACGAGCCTTGGGTTGCAGCTTTTGTTGGGCATTTCCAAGGTCGCCACGCTCCAGGCATCAAAGATTTGCCAAGCGCGGTTAAGGCCTCGCACCATCTACTCTACTCGCATGGCTTGGCAACCCAATTGTTCCGCGAGAGCAAATTGGCGGGCCAAATTGGCATCACGCTAAATTTAACCCCAGCCTACCCAACCCATGATACACCCGACGATCAGGCGGCAGCATGGCGCAACGATGGCTATGGCAATCGCTGGTTTCTCGACCCAATTTTCCGTGGCAGCTATCCCGCTGATACGGTTGAGTGGTTCCAACAACACCATCAAATTGAAATGGATTATGTGCAAACTGGCGATTTAGCAGTAATTCAACAACCGATTGATTTCTTAGGCATCAACTATTATTTCCCGAATCGGATTTCGGCTGCTGACGAAAGCAAATTTTTGGCCTGCATCAACAGCCCAGCAATTGGCGAAACTAGTTTTCGCGGCTGGGAAGTTGTGCCAGCGGCGTTTGCCGATTTATTGAAGCGGGTGCAACGCGATTATGGCAATACGCCAATTTATATCACCGAAAATGGCAGTGCCTTCGCCGACCTCAAACGCGCCGCAGATGGTTCGGTCAATGATGGTGATCGCATGAGCTATTTGCACACCCATTTGGAAGCAGTGGCTGATGCGATTGCGGCTGGTGTGCCAGTCAAAGGCTACTATGCTTGGTCGATGCTCGATAACTATGAGTGGGCCGAAGGCTACGACGAGCGCTTTGGGATTATCGAAGTCGATTTTGCCACCCAAAAGCGCACACCCAAACGCACCGCCCGTTGGTATCAGCAAATCGTGGCGAATAATGGCTTGCCAAGCTTGCCCGCTGATGTGCAAGCGCTAGCCGAACGCTACCGTAATTGCCCAATTGGCCCACAAGATTAA